In a single window of the Anguilla rostrata isolate EN2019 chromosome 6, ASM1855537v3, whole genome shotgun sequence genome:
- the LOC135257054 gene encoding thyroxine 5-deiodinase-like: protein MVAEMQKSAGAQTVKALKNVAASLVLLPRFLVAALALWFLDFLCIRKKVFLKMRNSGGEPDDPPVCISDSNRMFSLESLKAVWHGQKLDFFKSAHLGYDAPNTEVVQLNEQKRVRILDYAKGKRPLILNFGSCSUPPFMTRLTAFQRVVTQYADIADSLLVYIEEAHPSDGWASSDAPYQIPKHRCLDDRLNAAQLLNLEVPGCLVVADTMENSSNAAYGAYFERLYILKDEKVVYQGGRGPEGYSISDLRTWLDQYRNSLENSITVVIHV from the coding sequence ATGGTGGCCGAGATGCAGAAATCTGCCGGTGCACAAACTGTTAAGGCACTGAAAAACGTAGCTGCCAGCCTGGTTCTATTACCCCGTTTTCTGGTTGCGGCGCTCGCGCTATGGTTTCTAGATTTTCTGTGCATAAGAAAGAAGGTGTTTCTTAAAATGAGGAATAGCGGAGGTGAACCCGACGATCCCCCGGTGTGCATCTCTGATTCcaatagaatgttcagcttGGAGTCGCTCAAGGCAGTGTGGCACGGTCAGAAACTGGACTTTTTCAAATCGGCGCATCTCGGATACGATGCGCCCAACACCGAAGTCGTGCAGCTCAATGAGCAGAAGAGGGTCCGGATACTTGACTACGCAAAAGGAAAGAGACCACTGATCCTGAACTTTGGGAGTTGCTCCTGACCGCCGTTCATGACACGTCTGACGGCATTCCAGCGGGTGGTCACCCAATACGCTGATATCGCAGACTCTCTTCTTGTGTACATCGAGGAAGCGCATCCGTCGGACGGATGGGCTAGCTCTGATGCTCCGTACCAGATCCCGAAACACCGATGTCTCGACGACAGACTGAATGCAGCTCAGCTGTTGAACCTGGAGGTTCCCGGATGCCTCGTAGTCGCTGACACCATGGAGAACTCGTCGAACGCCGCTTACGGGGCGTATTTTGAGAGACTTTACATACTCAAAGACGAGAAGGTTGTATATCAGGGCGGCAGAGGTCCGGAGGGTTATAGCATTTCTGATCTTAGGACCTGGCTTGATCAATACAGGAACAGTCTGGAGAACTCCATAACCGTGGTGATTCACGTGTAG